TGCTCGGCCTTCGCCTTGGCCTCTCCGGCCGCCTTCACCGCGGCGAGGTCGACGACGCCGCTCATGGACATGTTTCGGGGCTGCATGGCTACATCCTCCCCCTTCCGCGCGCGTAACCGGTAAGCCATGGCTGAACCGTGCCGTCCACGGAGGGACGGCACGGATCGCTGTTCGTCTGCGCCGGGTCCCCACCCGGCGCGGTGGTTGTCGCGAGCCGGCCCCTGAAAAGCCTTTCGCTACGGGTCGTAGCGTAATCCTCGACCCCCGGCCGTGGGGAGGGCGGGATGGTGAACTGCCTCACATCACGGTCCCCTGGCGCAATACCTACCGGCGGGTATGGTCGACCTCCATGTGTAGCCGCACCCGCTCCCGCGCCCGATCCGGACGCCCCCGTTCCGCCGAGGCCGACACGGCCATCCTGGAGGCGACCCGGGCGGCTCTGGTGGAGCTGGGCTGGTCCAAGCTGACGATGGGCGACGTCGCGACCCGGGCCGGGGTCGCCAAGACCACCCTGTACCGGCGCTGGGCCAACAAGAACGAACTCGTCGTCGACGCGGTCGCCGTCCTCTTCGACGAACTCGAACTGCCCGACCTGGGTTCCCTCCAGGCCGACATCGCCCATGTGGTGCTCCAGTTCGCCGCGCTCCTCGAACGCCCCGAGACCAAGACCGCCCTGATGGCGGTGGTCGCCGAGTCCACCCGCGACGAGCCGCTGCGCGAGCGCATCCGCACCTCGATCGTGGACCGGCAGAAGCGCCTGGTCCTGGAGGGCCGCCAGCGCGCCCAGGAGCGGGGGGAGCTCCCCGGGGAGCGCGACCCGCTGGCCGTCGAGGCGATCGACGACCTCATCTTCGACGTGGTCGCGGGAGCGGTGGTGCACCGGGCGCTGGTCAGCGCGGAACCGGTGGACGAGGCCTGGGTGCAGAGCCTCACCGCTCTGCTGCTCGGCGGCCTCTCGGCGGCTGCGGAGCAGGCCGGGCAGCCCGGATAGCCGGGGCAGCCGGGGTATCCGGGGCAGCCGGGGTATCCGGGGCAGCCGAACGACAGGCCGCCGGCGGCGGGCGTGCCGAAGCCGCCGCACGGCCCGGAAGGACCGTACGGCGGCTCGACGCTCCCGGCTCAGCCGGTCAGAAGCCCGCGGGCTCCGTGTAGACGCCCCACTCCTCGCGCAGCACGTCGCAGATCTCGCCGAGCGTGGCCTCGGCCCGTACCGCGTCCAGCATCGGGCCGATCATGTTGGAGCCGTCCCGGGCCGCGGCCAGCATCGCGTCCAGGCAGGCCGTGACCTTCGCGTCGTCGCGGCGGCCCTTGCGCTCGCCCAGGACCCGGACCTGCTCCCACTCGACCTCGTGGCTGACCCGCAGGATCTCCAGGTCGCCGGTGACCGAGCCGTGGTGGACGTTGACGCCGACGACCCGCTTCTCGCCCTTCTCCAGGGACTGCTGGTAGCGGAAGGCCGACTCGGCGATCTCGCCGGTGAACCAGCCGTCCTCGATGCCGCGCAGGATGCCGGAGGTGATCGGTCCGATCGGGTGCCTGCCGTCCGGGTGGGCGCGCAGGCCGCGCTCCTTGATCTGGTCGAAGATCTTCTCGGCGTCGGCCTCGATCCGGTCGGTGAGCTGCTCGACGTACCAGGAGCCGCCCAGCGGGTCGGCCACGTTGGCCACGCCGGTCTCCTCCATGAGCACCTGCTGGGTGCGCAGGGCGATCTCGGCGGCCTGCTCGCTCGGGAGGGCGAGGGTCTCGTCGAGGGCGTTGGTGTGCAGCGAGTTGGTGCCGCCGAGGACGGCGGACAGGGCCTCGACCGCGGTGCGCACGACGTTGTTGTACGGCTGCTGCGCGGTGAGCGAGACACCGGCGGTCTGGGTGTGGAAGCGGAGCCACTGCGCCTTGTCGGTCTTGGCGCCGTAGACCTCCTTCATCCAGCGGGCCCAGATCCGGCGGGCGGCGCGGAACTTGGCGATCTCCTCGAAGAAGTCGAGGTGCGCGTCGAAGAAGAAGGACAGGCCGGGCGCGAACACGTCCACGTCCAGGCCGCGGGAGAGGCCGAGCTCGACGTAGCCGAAGCCGTCGGCGAGGGTGTAGGCCAGCTCCTGCGCGGCCGTCGCCCCGGCCTCGCGGATGTGGTAGCCGGAGACCGAGAGCGGCTTGTACGCGGGGATGCCGGCCGCGCAGTGCTCCATGAGGTCGCCGATGAGGCGCAGGTGCGGCTCGGGCTGGAAGAGCCACTCCTTCTGCGCGATGTACTCCTTGAAGATGTCGGTCTGCAGCGTGCCGTTGAGCACGGCGGGGTCGACGCCCTGGCGCTCGGCGGCGACCAGGTACATGCAGAAGACCGGGACGGCCGGGCCGGAGATCGTCATCGAGGTCGTGACGTCGCCGAGCGGGATGTCCTTGAAGAGGACCTCCATGTCGGCGGCGGAGTCGATGGCGACGCCGCAGTGGCCGACTTCGCCCAGCGAGCGCGGGTCGTCGGAGTCGCGGCCCATCAGGGTCGGCATGTCGAAGGCGACCGAGAGCCCGCCGCCGCCGGCGGCCAGGATCATCTTGTAGCGCTCGTTGGTCTGCTCGGCGTTGCCGAAGCCGGCGAACTGGCGGATGGTCCAGGTCCGGCCGCGGTAGCCGGTCGGGTGGAGTCCGCGGGTGAAGGGGTACTCACCGGGCCAGCCGATGCGCTCGAACCCCTCGTAGGCGTCCCCGGGGCGCGGGCCGTAGACCGGCTCCACGGAGTCGCCGGAGAGCGTGGTGAAGTCGGCGTCGCGCTTGCGGGCCTTGTCGTAACGGGCCTGCCAGCGACGGCGGCCTTCCTCGATGGCGTCAGCGTCCATGCTTCGAATTTACTAGGACGTCCTAGTAAATGTCGATGGGAAACCCCCGCACATCAGTGCGGGGGTGGGTCCGGGCCCGGCCTCAGACCTTGGCGGGAACCGGCTGCGCGCCGCTGACCAGCGGAAGCGTGTCGCGGACGACCTTGCGCTCGACGAAGAAGGCGGCGAAGGGAATCGTTCCGGACACCAGCACCCACAGGAGCCGGCCGAACGGCCACTTGGCCTTGGAGCCCAGATCGAAGGCGAAGATCAGGTAGATGATGTAGAGGACGCCGTGGGCCTGGGAGACCGCGAAGGTCACGTCCTCGCCCATGTCGAACCCGTACTTGAAGATCATGCACGTGCAGAGCACGAGCAGCATGACCGCGGTCACGTACGCCATGACGCGGTAGCGGGTCAGCACGCTGGATTTCATGCCGACGAGCGTAACGGCACGTTCCGGGCGATCTTCCGCCGGGTCCCTGCCCGCATCCGGACCGGCCCCGGGGTCAGCCCTCGTCGAAGTCGTTCGCCGCGACCCGCAGCGGGCGCAGCATCGCGAAGATCTCGGCGCACTCCTCGGCGTCGTACACCCCGAGCCCGAAGTCCATCCCCATCAGGTCCCGGGTGGCGGCCTCGACCACCTCGCGGCCCTTGTCGGTGATGGTGGCGAGGGTGCCGCGGCCGTCGTTCGGGTTGGGGCGCTTGGCGACGAGGCCGGACTTCACCAGGCGGTCCACCGTGTTGGTCACGGAGGTGGGGTGCACCATCAGCCGCTCGCCGATCTTGGACATCGGCAGCTCCCCGGCCTTGGAGAAGGTGAGCAGCACCAGCGCCTCGTAGCGCGCGAAGGTCAGCCCGTACGGCTTGACCACCGCGTCCACCTCGGCCAGCAGGATCTGGTGGGCGCGCATGATCGAGGTGATCGCGGCCATCGAGGGGACCGGACCCCAGCGCCGCTGCCAGAGTTCGTCGGCGCGGGCGATGGGGTCGAACGGGAGACTGAGCGGCTTCGGCACGCGTCGACCTTACCCACTGGTCATATGACGGTCAGCCGCGTCTCGCCTTTCGGTCGCCCGCACTTCGAGGACCAGCCCGAGGACGCACAGGGTGGCGAGGACGCCGGTGCCCGCGACCACGGTGTGGACGGGGACGAACTCGGCGGCCAGCCCGGCGCCGGCCATGCCGAGGCCCTGGACGGTCATCATGCCGGCGGTCATCAGGGTCATCGCCCGGCCGCGCAGCTCTTCCGGGACGGCGGCCACGAACCAGGCGTCCAGGCCGAGGCTGTACGCGCCGGCCGCCCCGGCCAGGAAGAGCGCGGCGGCCGCGAGCGCGAGGCCCGGGCGCAGCGCGTACACGAGGAAGGGGAGGAAGCCGGTCAGCAGGAGCGGGTGGACGATCCGGGAGCGGGCGGCGACGCTGAGGGCGGAGCCGGCGAGGAGCTCGCCCAGGATCGTGCCGGCCGGCACCGCGCACATGAGGAGGCCGAGCGCTGCGGTGGAGACGC
The DNA window shown above is from Streptomyces showdoensis and carries:
- a CDS encoding TetR/AcrR family transcriptional regulator gives rise to the protein MCSRTRSRARSGRPRSAEADTAILEATRAALVELGWSKLTMGDVATRAGVAKTTLYRRWANKNELVVDAVAVLFDELELPDLGSLQADIAHVVLQFAALLERPETKTALMAVVAESTRDEPLRERIRTSIVDRQKRLVLEGRQRAQERGELPGERDPLAVEAIDDLIFDVVAGAVVHRALVSAEPVDEAWVQSLTALLLGGLSAAAEQAGQPG
- a CDS encoding methylmalonyl-CoA mutase family protein; its protein translation is MDADAIEEGRRRWQARYDKARKRDADFTTLSGDSVEPVYGPRPGDAYEGFERIGWPGEYPFTRGLHPTGYRGRTWTIRQFAGFGNAEQTNERYKMILAAGGGGLSVAFDMPTLMGRDSDDPRSLGEVGHCGVAIDSAADMEVLFKDIPLGDVTTSMTISGPAVPVFCMYLVAAERQGVDPAVLNGTLQTDIFKEYIAQKEWLFQPEPHLRLIGDLMEHCAAGIPAYKPLSVSGYHIREAGATAAQELAYTLADGFGYVELGLSRGLDVDVFAPGLSFFFDAHLDFFEEIAKFRAARRIWARWMKEVYGAKTDKAQWLRFHTQTAGVSLTAQQPYNNVVRTAVEALSAVLGGTNSLHTNALDETLALPSEQAAEIALRTQQVLMEETGVANVADPLGGSWYVEQLTDRIEADAEKIFDQIKERGLRAHPDGRHPIGPITSGILRGIEDGWFTGEIAESAFRYQQSLEKGEKRVVGVNVHHGSVTGDLEILRVSHEVEWEQVRVLGERKGRRDDAKVTACLDAMLAAARDGSNMIGPMLDAVRAEATLGEICDVLREEWGVYTEPAGF
- a CDS encoding DUF3817 domain-containing protein; the encoded protein is MKSSVLTRYRVMAYVTAVMLLVLCTCMIFKYGFDMGEDVTFAVSQAHGVLYIIYLIFAFDLGSKAKWPFGRLLWVLVSGTIPFAAFFVERKVVRDTLPLVSGAQPVPAKV
- a CDS encoding MarR family transcriptional regulator — encoded protein: MPKPLSLPFDPIARADELWQRRWGPVPSMAAITSIMRAHQILLAEVDAVVKPYGLTFARYEALVLLTFSKAGELPMSKIGERLMVHPTSVTNTVDRLVKSGLVAKRPNPNDGRGTLATITDKGREVVEAATRDLMGMDFGLGVYDAEECAEIFAMLRPLRVAANDFDEG